ATGGTTGCATATTCTTCGTTCAACCAGGAAAGTGCACCGGGTCTTAGAAGATATTTATCGAGTAAAAAGTTAATAGGCACGGTCATGGTCAAAACGAAAATTACCGCTGCACCTAATCCAACCCCTGTTTTTACGGTCTTGGAAACTGCGAGGTACGAACACATCCCAAGGAAGTATGCAAAGATCATGTTCTCAATGAAGATGCTTCGTACGAATAAATTTATATAATCCATAGTCGAATTTTTTGAGGTTATAGATTAGGCTTCTATTAGTTTACGGTTTCTTGAGCGTTGTACCCAGATGATGATCCCCACCACTATAAGTGCCATAGGAGAAAGGAGCATTAAACCGTTGTTTTCATATCCAAGAGCATAAAACCCAGTAGATTCTGCCAGGGTAGCTCCTTTGTGCCCAAGGATCTCATAGCCAAAAAGCTTACCTGCTCCAAGAAGCTCGCGGAAGAAAGCTACAATGATAAGGATCAAACCATATCCGGCAGCATTTCCTATTCCATCAAGAAAAGATTTATACACCCCGTTACCAAGGGCAAAGGCTTCAAGCCGCCCCATCACGATACAGTTGGTAATAATAAGACCAATAAATACCGACAGCTGTTTACTCACATCGTAGGCATAGGCCCTAAGCACCTGGTCTACAAGCGCCACCAGCGAAGCTACTACCACAAGCTGAACGATAATCCTGATCCTGTTTGGAATAAGGTTTCTAAGTGCCGAAATGATCATGTTACTAAAAGCCATAACCGCCATAACCGCAATTGCCATAACAATTGCAGGTTCCAGCTGCACGGTGATCGCAAGAGCCGAACAAATACCCAAAACCTGAACGGTAATAGGGTTATCATCATCAAGAGGATCTGTAAGTAACTTCCTGTTGGCCCTTGATAAAAAATGCTCTTTTTCCTCGGAATCAGAAAGGAAAAGGATCATTGCGTCTTTCTTATTTTCATTGTCTACCTCAGCAATTTGCTCAGGTTTATTTTTTGTCTCCTGTGCCATAACTATAAATTACTTGCAACGTTTAACTCTGTTTTGCTCTTGAAATAGGGCAGGTAATGCTGAAGCCTTTCAGAAATCATATCTGAAACCCCGTCTCCGGTAATAGTTGCTCCAGAAATTGCATCAACCTTATTATCATCTTTAGAAGAACTGCTGTTACCTTTCACAACAGACACTCCTATAAGTTCTCCATTCTCATCAAAGATCTTCTCATCGGTAAAGCGCTCTCTAAACCATTCCTGGGTGATCTCGGCACCAAGTCCCGGAGTTTCTCCCAGGTGATCAAATACGGCACCTTTAATGGTATTTACATCATCCTTTAAAGAAATATATCCAAAAATGGCATTCCAAAGCCCCGCTCCTCTTAGCGGAATAATGTAATAAGTTTCACCGTCAACCTCGGCTATATATAGCGGGAAGTTTTGCTCTG
This Salinimicrobium tongyeongense DNA region includes the following protein-coding sequences:
- a CDS encoding Na(+)-translocating NADH-quinone reductase subunit C; this encodes MEEKTVNKTNTNSYTFIFAIVMVVVVGVVLAFAATSLQPRQYENMRQEKMQNILATVGVETDRAGAEALFEQYIKEQLVLNNEGQEKEGVNAFDVDLAKELKKVDTEQNFPLYIAEVDGETYYIIPLRGAGLWNAIFGYISLKDDVNTIKGAVFDHLGETPGLGAEITQEWFRERFTDEKIFDENGELIGVSVVKGNSSSSKDDNKVDAISGATITGDGVSDMISERLQHYLPYFKSKTELNVASNL
- a CDS encoding NADH:ubiquinone reductase (Na(+)-transporting) subunit D, with translation MAQETKNKPEQIAEVDNENKKDAMILFLSDSEEKEHFLSRANRKLLTDPLDDDNPITVQVLGICSALAITVQLEPAIVMAIAVMAVMAFSNMIISALRNLIPNRIRIIVQLVVVASLVALVDQVLRAYAYDVSKQLSVFIGLIITNCIVMGRLEAFALGNGVYKSFLDGIGNAAGYGLILIIVAFFRELLGAGKLFGYEILGHKGATLAESTGFYALGYENNGLMLLSPMALIVVGIIIWVQRSRNRKLIEA